The following are encoded together in the Citrus sinensis cultivar Valencia sweet orange chromosome 1, DVS_A1.0, whole genome shotgun sequence genome:
- the LOC102607785 gene encoding pentatricopeptide repeat-containing protein At5g18950, with amino-acid sequence MGRAPFSVLTILRQNPRIFQNPNTQLRNLSIETKESQQLYTEIAKQVCKITRTKPRWEQTLLSDFPSFNFNDPLFFREFLKQQNNMLLSIRFFQWLHSHYGFSPDLDSCNVLFDSLVEARAFKVAMDFLDITGFSPNPNSLELYIQCLCESGMIEEAFRVFSKLKEMGVFGSIKTWNSALLGCIKVDRTDLLWKLYHDMIESGIVADVDAETIGYLIQAFCNDGKVSEGYELLRQVLEDGLVPENTAFNKLISRFCEKKNFGRVSELLHTMVARNRAPDNFTYEEVINGLCKSRKRLEAYRVFNDLKERGYVPDTVMYTTVIHGLCKMGWLGDARKMWFEMIHKGLLPNEYTYNSMIHGYCRIDNLEEAKRLHKEMLDKGYGETTVTYNTLIAGLCLHGRTDKAYHLFEEMAQKGIFRDVITYNTLIQGYCEEGKIVNSKKLLEELLALGLQPSASSYTHLIEKLCQVGDVQEAKNLWNEMCNRGLQPRVHTHDCFIIGLCGQGYFVEATEWLIEMLRRKLKPQRKTFERLVQCLSQDNRLDDSLLVLDFMFRIGYALEKVICHSLVTKLCKENSHFVEAFLGDILEGN; translated from the coding sequence ATGGGTAGAGCTCCGTTTTCTGTTTTGACCATCCTTCGCCAAAACCCTCGTATTTTTCAAAACCCTAATACCCAATTAAGAAATCTTTCAATAGAGACCAAAGAAAGCCAGCAGCTTTACACAGAGATTGCAAAACAAGTATGCAAGATCACTAGAACCAAACCCAGATGGGAACAGACTCTTTTGTCTGATTTcccttctttcaatttcaatgaTCCTCTATTCTTCCGTGAGTTCttaaagcaacaaaataatatGCTTCTATCGATTCGTTTCTTTCAGTGGTTGCACTCTCATTATGGTTTTTCACCTGATTTAGATTCTTGTAATGTACTTTTTGATTCTCTTGTCGAGGCTAGGGCATTCAAGGTAGCTATGGATTTTCTTGATATTACTGGTTTTAGTCCTAATCCAAATTCATTAGAGCTATATATACAATGCCTTTGTGAGAGTGGGATGATTGAAGAAGCATTTCGTGTGTTTTCTAAGTTGAAAGAGATGGGAGTTTTTGGTTCGATAAAGACTTGGAATTCAGCGTTGTTGGGTTGTATTAAGGTTGACAGGACTGATCTCTTATGGAAATTGTATCATGACATGATTGAATCTGGTATTGTGGCGGATGTTGATGCTGAGACTATAGGGTACTTAATTCAAGCTTTTTGCAATGATGGCAAAGTGTCTGAAGGTTATGAGCTCCTTCGACAGGTTTTGGAAGATGGTTTGGTGCCTGAGAACACTgcttttaacaaattaatatccAGGTTCTGTGAAAAGAAGAATTTTGGTAGAGTGTCTGAACTGCTCCACACAATGGTAGCTAGGAACCGTGCTCCAGATAACTTTACATATGAGGAAGTCATCAATGGACTTTGCAAGAGTCGAAAGAGACTTGAAGCTTATCGGGTTTTTAATGATCTCAAGGAGAGGGGGTATGTGCCAGATACCGTCATGTATACTACAGTGATTCATGGTCTATGTAAGATGGGATGGCTTGGGGATGCTCGGAAGATGTGGTTTGAGATGATTCATAAGGGATTGCTTCCAAATGAGTATACATACAATTCAATGATTCATGGGTATTGTAGGATCGATAATTTGGAAGAGGCAAAAAGACTGCACAAGGAGATGCTTGATAAAGGTTATGGGGAAACTACAGTTACTTATAACACCCTGATTGCAGGGTTGTGCTTACATGGAAGGACAGACAAGGCTTATCACTTGTTTGAAGAAATGGCCCAGAAAGGTATTTTTCGTGATGTAATCACGTATAACACATTGATTCAAGGATATTGCGAAGAAGGGAAGATTGTGAATAGTAAGAAACTACTTGAGGAACTCTTGGCACTGGGTCTACAGCCATCAGCATCCTCATACACTCATCTTATTGAAAAACTATGTCAAGTAGGAGATGTACAAGAAGCAAAAAACTTGTGGAATGAAATGTGTAATCGGGGTCTGCAGCCCAGGGTCCACACACATGATTGTTTCATTATTGGGTTGTGCGGGCAAGGATATTTTGTAGAGGCAACAGAATGGTTAATAGAGATGCTAAGGAGAAAACTCAAACCACAAAGAAAGACTTTCGAGAGACTGGTCCAGTGTTTATCACAAGACAATAGGTTGGATGATTCTTTACTTGTATTAGATTTCATGTTTAGGATAGGTTATGCACTTGAAAAAGTCATATGCCACTCTCTGGTTACCAAACTTTGCAAAGAGAATTCCCATTTTGTTGAAGCATTCCTAGGGGACATCCTAGAAGGAAATTAG
- the LOC102607494 gene encoding BI1-like protein, with amino-acid sequence MLGYETVRSKDDGKFEVDLEGGDGERLYPGLSYGENQLRWGFIRKVYGILTAQIVLTTLVSSITVLYNPINDLLRGNSGLLLFLSILPFILLWPLHVYHQKHPVNLIVLGLFTVSLSLPVAVSCANTDGRIVLEALILTSAVVCSLTGYTFWASKKGKDFSFLGPILFTSLIILILTSFMQMFFPLGSTSTAVYGGISALVFCGYIVYDTDNLIKRFTYDDYILASVTLYLDILNLFISILRVLRSSDG; translated from the exons ATGTTGGGCTACGAGACGGTGAGGAGCAAAGATGACGGCAAATTCGAGGTAGATCTGGAAGGCGGAGATGGGGAGAGGCTTTACCCCGGTCTCAGCTACGGCGAGAACCAGCTCCGATGGGGTTTCATTCGCAAGGTGTACGGCATCTTGACGGCCCAGATCGTTTTGACCACCTTGGTCTCCTCAATCACCGTTCTTTACAATCCCATCAACGATCTTCTCAGGGGCAATTCTGGCCTTCTCCTCTTCCTCTCCATCCTCCCCTTCATCC TGTTATGGCCACTGCATGTGTATCATCAGAAGCACCCTGTGAACTTGATTGTCCTTGGTCTCTTCACTGTATCTCTGAGTCTTCCTGTTGCTGTAAGCTGTGCTAATACCGATG GTAGGATTGTGCTTGAAGCATTAATTCTGACCTCGGCTGTGGTTTGTTCTTTAACTGGGTACACTTTCTGGGCCTCTAAGAAGGGCAAAGACTTCAGCTTTCTTGGACCAATTCTATTCACCAGCCTCATAATCCTCATTCTGACTAGCTTTATGCAG ATGTTCTTTCCTCTGGGATCTACATCCACTGCTGTTTATGGTGGAATTAGTGCACTGGTCTTCTGTGGATACATCGTTTACGACACCGACAACTTGATCAAGCGCTTcacatatgatgattataTCTTGGCCTCTGTCACTCTCTATCTGGATATTCTGAACCTTTTCATCTCCATTTTACGGGTGCTGAGATCATCAGATGGTTAG
- the LOC102622415 gene encoding polygalacturonase-like, with protein sequence MVKFFSSLFIFLFISSINLASSYATTTSYNVLRFGAKGNGVADSTQAFAKAWAAACASTESATINVPKGRYLLGYVAFNGDCKSSDITFRIDGTLVAPADYCVLGQADNWLSFEGVSGVSIIGGALDAKGSSLWACKASGTNCPDGATVLHNCLLF encoded by the coding sequence ATGGTGAAGTTCTTCAGTTCtcttttcatatttcttttcatttcatCAATTAACTTGGCATCATCATATGCAACAACGACAAGTTATAATGTGTTGAGATTTGGAGCCAAAGGCAATGGTGTCGCAGACTCCACACAAGCATTTGCCAAAGCATGGGCTGCAGCTTGTGCCTCCACAGAATCAGCCACAATAAATGTACCAAAAGGAAGGTATCTGCTCGGCTATGTGGCATTCAATGGTGATTGCAAGAGCTCAGATATAACTTTCCGGATTGATGGAACCCTTGTGGCCCCGGCGGATTACTGTGTACTGGGTCAAGCTGACAATTGGCTTAGCTTTGAAGGAGTCAGCGGCGTTTCCATCATCGGTGGGGCACTCGATGCCAAGGGATCTTCCTTGTGGGCATGCAAGGCTTCAGGCACTAATTGTCCCGATGGAGCCACGGTATTACACAATTGCCTTCTCTTTTAA
- the LOC127903727 gene encoding uncharacterized protein LOC127903727 yields the protein MDKSWIQCNRLSTEYEEGVQKFINFAIKNAAGSSVIRCPCVDCGNLSFETPTTVKDHLYMHGFDVKYDNWFWHGEEIRKSSSPQRENHFQQQNIEFDNGNELEMVNDAYKGCCGDPKAFKELLEQAEKPLYLGCTKFTKLSFLVKLFNVKGRFGWSDSSVSALLSVLADAFPKNNEIPTSMYEAKKTMSALGLEYVKIHACPNDCILYRKEYEGLLECPTCGLCRWKKKDGTVDQYRKGVPAKTLWYFPHIPRFKRMFQSSETARDLTWHANERMVDGKLRHPADSPSWKLVDEKWPIFASDPRNLRLALSADGINPHSSLSSTYSCWPIILITYNLPPWLCMKRKFMMLSLLISGPQQPGLDIDDVGVEAYDAYKNEYFNLRAVLLWTINDFPAYGNLAGCTVKGYYACPYCGVETPKCRLKHSGKNVYIGHRLWLPYGHKFRFQAKAFDNSVCDETPPKLLNGEEIFQLVDSIDNRWGKSNSKKRKSANNNDLAWWKKKSIFYNLEYWKHLLVRHQLDVMHIEKNVCENIYGTLLHIPGKSKDGLKSRMDLLEMKIRPTLAPQVKGNNNRTWLPPACHTLTKEEKARFCAALKSIKVPTGYSSNIRNLVSKKDFKLQGLKSHDCHVLMQQLLPIAVRCVLPKHVKEAIIRFCFFFNSLCGTVIDVTMLDELEKNIVETLCLLEKCFPPSFFDIMVHLTIHLVSEVRQCGPVYFRWMYPFERYMKTLKGYVRNRNCPEGCIAESYIAKEALEFCAEYLENMPTIGVPPGHVQNLEIDKPMSGGQMVEVDRTSLDQAHLYVLHNTEEVQPYIREHEDWLQLCHPRKNEKWLQDEHNRTFADWLTDKVNMLIENGDVVTQTIRWLSQGPRPYVFQHPGYDINGFHFVTRDRDLNRVTQNSEVSLVAQTISVASSKDKNPVTSNITYYGVIREIWDLDYVIFRIPIMKCDWVHTRGGVMKDRLGFTLVDLQRMGHKSDPFILVSQANQVFYVPDQLDKKWSVVCQMPRRGKPTQRSEDAVEYPSLTTEFPSADNINSIDDDSEMYARDNKEGIWIGP from the exons ATGGATAAATCTTGGATTCAATGTAATCGACTGTCGACAGAATATGAAGAGGGTGTccagaaatttataaattttgctaTAAAAAATGCTGCAGGGAGTAGCGTCATTAGGTGTCCATGCGTTGATTGTGGGAATTTATCATTTGAAACACCTACAACTGTAAAAGATCATTTATATATGCATGGTTTTGATGTGAAATACGACAATTGGTTTTGGCACGGGGAAGAGATTCGTAAGAGTTCTTCTCCTCAAAGAGAAAACCATTTTCAGCAACAAAATATAGAGTTTGACAATGGTAATGAGTTAGAAATGGTTAATGATGCTTATAAGGGTTGTTGTGGGGACCCTAAGGCATTCAAAGAGTTGCTAGAACAGGCTGAGAAACCCTTGTACCTAGGATGCACAAAATTTACTAAGTTATCCTTTTTAGTGAAATTGTTCAATGTGAAGGGTAGATTTGGGTGGTCTGACAGTAGCGTTTCTGCATTGTTGAGTGTTTTAGCAGATGCTTTccctaaaaataatgaaattccAACCTCTATGTATGAGGCCAAAAAGACAATGTCAGCTTTGGGCTTagaatatgttaaaattcaTGCTTGCCCAAACGATTGCATACTCTACAGAAAAGAGTATGAAGGTCTTTTGGAATGTCCTACTTGTGGGTTATGTAGATGGAAGAAAAAGGATGGTACTGTAGACCAATATAGGAAAGGGGTTCCTGCAAAAACTTTATGGTATTTTCCTCATATACCTAGGTTTAAGCGCATGTTTCAGTCATCCGAAACTGCTAGGGACTTGACTTGGCATGCAAATGAGAGGATGGTTGATGGTAAACTCCGACATCCGGCTGACTCACCATCTTGGAAGTTAGTAGATGAGAAATGGCCGATCTTTGCATCCGATCCTAGAAACCTTCGCCTAGCTCTATCAGCTGATGGAATCAATCCACATAGCTCTCTTAGTAGTACATATAGCTGCTGGCCAATAATTCTTATTACTTATAATCTTCCACCATGGTTGTGCATGAAACGAAAATTCATGATGTTGTCCCTCTTGATTTCTGGTCCTCAACAACCGGGTTTAGATATTGAT GATGTTGGGGTGGAGGCATATGATGCCTACAAAAATGAGTACTTTAATTTGCGGGCTGTATTACTATGGACAATAAATGACTTCCCGGCATACGGAAATTTAGCAGGATGTACTGTTAAAGGATATTATGCCTGCCCATATTGTGGTGTAGAAACACCAAAATGTAGACTTAAACACAGTGGAAAAAATGTATACATTGGGCATCGGCTTTGGCTTCCTTATGGTCATAAATTTCGGTTCCAAGCAAAAGCCTTTGACAATAGTGTGTGTGATGAAACCCCTCCAAAATTGTTAAACGGGGAGGAAATTTTCCAGTTGGTCGACTCTATTGATAATAGATGGGGGAAAAGCAACAGTAAAAAGCGTAAAAGTGCGAACAATAATGATCTCGCGTGGTGGAAGAagaaatctatattttataatttagagtATTGGAAGCACTTGCTTGTACGGCATCAATTAGATGTTATGCACATTGAAAAGAATGTGTGTGAGAACATCTACGGTACACTGCTACATATTCCTGGAAAGTCCAAAGATGGACTGAAGTCGAGGATGGATCTcttggaaatgaaaattaggcCCACCTTAGCACCACAAGTTAAAGGAAACAACAATCGTACATGGCTTCCTCCTGCTTGCCACACCTTAACTAAGGAGGAAAAAGCAAGATTCTGTGCAGCTTTGAAAAGTATCAAGGTTCCTACTGGatactcttcaaatattagGAATCTTGTTTCAAAAAAGGACTTTAAACTCCAGGGTCTTAAGTCTCATGACTGTCATGTTCTTATGCAACAACTTTTGCCAATTGCCGTAAGGTGTGTGCTGCCCAAACATGTCAAAGAAGCTATCATTaggttttgtttcttctttaattcgTTGTGTGGGACTGTGATTGACGTGACAATGCTAGATGAATTGGAGAAAAACATCGTAGAGACTTTGTGCTTGCTTGAAAAAtgttttcccccttctttttttgacataatggTTCATCTTACTATTCACTTAGTGAGTGAAGTTAGACAATGTGGTCCCGTATATTTTCGATGGATGTATCCTTTTGAGCGATACATGAAAACTCTAAAAGGCTATGTTCGAAACCGTAACTGTCCTGAGGGTTGCATAGCGGAGAGTTATATTGCCAAGGAAGCATTAGAATTTTGTGCAGAATACTTGGAAAACATGCCCACAATTGGGGTTCCACCTGGACATGTGCAGAATTTAGAAATTGACAAGCCCATGAGTGGTGGACAAATGGTGGAAGTTGATCGAACTTCATTAGATCAAGCACACTTGTATGTTTTGCATAACACTGAGGAAGTTCAGCCTTATATAAG aGAGCATGAGGATTGGTTACAACTTTGCCATCCACGAAAAAATGAGAAGTGGTTGCAAGATGAACACAACCGAACATTTGCAGATTGGCTAACAGATAAG GTAAATATGTTGATAGAGAACGGTGACGTTGTTACTCAAACAATCCGTTGGTTATCCCAAGGGCCTCGTCCTTATGTTTTCCAACATCCTGGATATGACATAAATGGTTTTCACTTTGTTACAAGAGATCGAGACTTAAATAGAGTTACTCAAAATAGTGAAGTGTCATTGGTTGCACAAACAATTTCAGTCGCAagttcaaaagataaaaatcctgTCACTTCTAACATCACATACTATGGAGTGATTAGAGAGATTTGGGATCTAGATTATGTTATCTTTAGAATTCCAATAATGAAGTGTGACTGGGTACATACCAGAGGTGGTGTTATGAAGGATAGACTCGGATTTACTTTGGTAGACTTGCAACGAATGGGTCATAAATCTGatccatttattttagtttctcAAGCCAACCAAGTTTTTTATGTACCTGATCAGCTTGATAAGAAGTGGTCAGTTGTATGCCAAATGCCTAGAAGAGGTAAACCCACACAAAGAAGCGAAGATGCAGTGGAATACCCTTCGTTGACTACTGAATTTCCAAGTGCTGATAACATAAACTCTATTGACGATGATTCTGAAATGTACGCACGAGACAACAAAGAGGGAATTTGGATTGGACCTTGA
- the LOC102622113 gene encoding polygalacturonase, with amino-acid sequence MERLFSSLFSSLFIILFILSINLASSYATTTTYNVLSFGAKGNGVTDSTQAFAKAWAAACASTESATLYVPKGRYLLGSVAFNGDCKSSDITFRIDGTLVAPADYRVLGQADNWLSFEGVSGVSIIGGALDAKGSSLWACKASGTNCPDGATTLSFTNSNNIRINGLLSLNSQMFHIVINGCKDVHVEGVTVIAPGNSPNTDGIHVQLSMNVKITNCTIKTGDDCIPIGPGTKNLWIERVTCGPGHGISIGSLAKDLVEEGVQNVTVFKTVFTGTTNGFRIKSWARPSNGFVQGVRFIDAVMRNVQFPIVIDQNYCPHNLNCPGQVSGVKISDVIYQDIRGTSATPIAIKFDCSPKYPCQGIRLQNINLRHLKQEAQSSCNNVIGKALGLVQPNSCL; translated from the exons ATGGAGAGGCTTTTCAGTTCGCTTTTCAGTTCTCTTTTCataattcttttcattttgtcaATTAACTTGGCCTCATCATATGCAACAACGACAACTTATAATGTGTTGAGTTTTGGTGCCAAAGGCAATGGTGTCACAGACTCCACTCAAGCATTTGCCAAAGCATGGGCTGCAGCTTGTGCCTCCACAGAATCAGCCACATTATATGTACCAAAAGGAAGGTATCTGCTCGGCTCTGTGGCATTCAATGGTGATTGCAAAAGCTCAGATATAACTTTCCGGATTGATGGAACCCTTGTGGCTCCGGCGGATTACCGTGTACTGGGTCAAGCTGACAATTGGCTTAGCTTTGAAGGAGTCAGCGGCGTTTCCATCATCGGTGGGGCACTCGATGCCAAGGGATCTTCCTTGTGGGCATGCAAGGCTTCAGGCACTAATTGTCCCGATGGAGCCACG ACATTGAGCTTTACCAACTCCAACAACATCAGGATCAATGGACTATTGTCGTTAAACAGCCAGATGTTTCACATCGTGATCAACGGCTGTAAGGACGTGCACGTTGAAGGAGTTACCGTCATAGCACCAGGAAACAGCCCCAACACAGACGGTATCCACGTCCAGTTGTCAATGAATGTGAAGATCACGAACTGCACTATCAAGACAGGCGATGATTGTATCCCCATTGGCCCTGGCACTAAGAACTTGTGGATTGAACGTGTCACTTGCGGCCCTGGTCATGGCATtag CATTGGAAGCTTAGCGAAAGATTTGGTCGAGGAAGGGGTTCAGAATGTTACCGTTTTCAAAACAGTTTTCACTGGAACCACAAATGGGTTTAGAATAAAGTCCTGGGCTAGGCCCAGCAATGGATTTGTGCAAGGCGTTCGTTTCATCGATGCTGTCATGCGAAATGTTCAATTTCCCATTGTCATCGACCAAAATTACTGTCCTCACAACTTAAATTGTCCGGGTCAG GTATCTGGAGTAAAAATTAGTGATGTCATATATCAAGATATTCGAGGAACATCAGCTACGCCTATCGctataaaatttgattgtagCCCAAAATATCCTTGCCAAGGAATAAGATTGCAGAACATAAATTTAAGGCATTTAAAACAAGAAGCTCAATCATCttgtaataatgtaattgGAAAAGCACTGGGTTTAGTCCAACCCAATAGTTGTTTGTAA
- the LOC102621826 gene encoding polygalacturonase has protein sequence MAKFLISLIFSIFLFTVSNNLNPSAATSSVYNVLRFGAKGNGVIDSTEAFAKAWAAACASNESTIIYVPKGRYLLGSVAFKGECQSSDITFQIDGTLVAPADYRVLGQADNWLSFEGVSGVSIIGGALDAKGTSLWACKAAAGTTCPNGATTLSITNSNNVSIKGLLSLNSQMYHIVINRCQDVLVEGAKIIAAGDSPNTDGIHIQQSRNVKIRSSSIKTGDDCISIGRGTNNLWIERVTCGPGHGISIGSLGKDMDEEGVQNVTVWKTVFTGTQNGLRIKSWARPSNGFVKGVRFIDAVMQNVQNPIIIDQNYCPHNLNCPGQVSGVKISDIIYWNIRGTSSTPIAIKFNCSAKYPCEGIRLYKVNLSYLKLVAQSSCNNVIGKALGIVQPNTCL, from the exons ATGGCTAAGTTCTTAATCAGTCTTAttttttccatatttcttTTCACTGTCTCTAATAATTTAAACCCATCAGCAGCAACATCATCGGTTTATAACGTGCTAAGGTTCGGAGCCAAAGGCAATGGTGTGATAGATTCCACAGAAGCATTTGCCAAAGCATGGGCTGCAGCTTGTGCCTCCAACGAATCAACAATAATATATGTACCAAAAGGAAGGTATCTGCTAGGCTCAGTGGCATTCAAAGGTGAATGCCAAAGCTCAGATATTACTTTCCAGATTGATGGAACCCTTGTGGCTCCAGCGGATTACCGTGTGCTGGGTCAAGCTGACAATTGGCTTAGCTTTGAAGGAGTCAGCGGTGTTTCCATCATTGGTGGGGCACTCGATGCCAAGGGAACTTCGTTGTGGGCTTGCAAGGCCGCCGCAGGCACTACCTGTCCCAACGGAGCCACG ACATTGAGCATTACCAACTCCAACAACGTCAGCATCAAGGGGCTCTTGTCATTAAACAGCCAGATGTACCACATTGTGATCAATCGTTGCCAGGACGTGCTCGTTGAAGGAGCGAAGATCATAGCTGCAGGCGACAGCCCAAACACAGATGGTATACACATCCAGCAATCTAGAAATGTGAAGATTAGGAGCTCCTCAATCAAAACTGGGGATGATTGCATTTCCATTGGCCGTGGCACCAACAACTTGTGGATTGAACGCGTCACATGCGGCCCTGGTCATGGCATTAG TATTGGAAGCCTAGGTAAAGATATGGATGAGGAAGGTGTGCAAAATGTGACAGTTTGGAAGACGGTTTTTACTGGTACCCAAAATGGTCTGAGGATAAAGTCGTGGGCAAGGCCCAGCAATGGATTTGTAAAAGGTGTTCGCTTCATTGATGCTGTCATGCAGAATGTTCAAAATCCCATTATCATCGACCAAAATTACTGCcctcataatttaaattgtcCTGGCCAG gtgTCAGGAGTAAAAATTAGTGATATCATTTATTGGAATATTCGAGGAACATCATCTACACCAATtgccataaaatttaattgtagtGCCAAATATCCTTGTGAAGGGATAAGATTGTATAAAGTGAATTTAAGCTACTTGAAGCTGGTGGCTCAATCATCttgtaataatgtaattgGGAAGGCGCTCGGCATAGTTCAACCCAATACTTGtttatag
- the LOC102607003 gene encoding polygalacturonase-like: protein MKIVIFIFLFFSHFMTSCAIQSYNVLRCGAKGNGITDSTQAFAKAWAAACASNESATIYVPKGRYLLGSVAFRSECKSPSITFLINGTLVAPTDYRVLGQANNWLSFEGVSHVSIIGGALDAKGTSLWACKTAAGSNCPNGATTLSITKSNNIRINGLLSLNSQMYHIVINRCQDVLVEGAKIIAAGDSPNTDGIHVQQSRNVIIKSSSIKTGDDCISIGPGTNNLWIERVTCGPGHGISIGSLAKDLDEEGVQNVTVFKTVFTGTTNGLRIKSWARPSNGFVQGIRFIDALMQNVQHPIIIDQNYCPHNLNCPGQISGVKISDVIYQDIRGTSATPIAIKFDCSSKYPCKGIRLHNVHLRHLKQEAKSSCNNVIGEALGLVQPNSCL, encoded by the exons CTACAACGTACTAAGATGTGGAGCCAAAGGGAATGGTATCACGGACTCCACGCAGGCATTTGCCAAAGCATGGGCTGCAGCTTGTGCCTCCAACGAATCAGCCACAATATATGTACCAAAAGGAAGATATTTGCTTGGCTCCGTGGCCTTCAGAAGCGAATGCAAAAGCCCGTCTATTACTTTCCTGATTAACGGAACACTAGTGGCTCCAACAGATTACCGCGTACTGGGTCAAGCCAACAATTGGCTTAGCTTTGAAGGTGTTAGCCATGTTTCCATCATCGGTGGAGCACTTGATGCCAAGGGAACTTCGTTGTGGGCTTGTAAGACCGCAGCAGGCTCTAATTGTCCCAATGGAGCCACg ACCTTGAGCATTACCAAATCCAACAACATCAGGATCAACGGACTCTTGTCATTAAACAGCCAGATGTATCACATTGTGATCAATCGTTGCCAGGACGTGCTCGTTGAAGGAGCTAAGATCATAGCTGCCGGCGACAGCCCAAACACGGACGGTATACACGTCCAGCAATCGAGAAATGTGATTATCAAGAGCTCCTCAATCAAAACTGGGGATGATTGCATTTCCATTGGCCCTGGCACCAACAACTTGTGGATTGAACGTGTCACATGCGGCCCTGGTCATGGCATTAG CATTGGGAGCCTAGCTAAGGATTTGGATGAGGAAGGGGTGCAAAATGTCACAGTTTTCAAGACAGTTTTTACAGGTACCACAAATGGGCTTAGAATAAAGTCCTGGGCCAGGCCCAGCAATGGATTTGTACAAGGCATTCGTTTCATTGATGCTCTTATGCAAAATGTTCAACATCCCATTATTATTGACCAAAACTACTGCCCTCACAATTTAAATTGTCCTGGTCAG ATATCAGGAGTAAAAATCAGCGATGTcatttatcaagatattcGAGGAACATCTGCAACACCAATCGCTATAAAGTTTGATTGTAGCAGCAAATACCCTTGCAAAGGGATAAGACTACATAATGTACATTTGAGGCACTTGAAACAAGAGGCTAAATCATCttgtaataatgtaattgGGGAGGCATTAGGCTTGGTTCAACCAAATAGTTGTTTGTaa